In Thermobaculum terrenum ATCC BAA-798, the DNA window CTTAGCATAGGACTATTCTGGCTGACGAATCTAGTCGAGCGCAAACTAATACCGTGGCATGCAAAAGCTACTTCATAGGAGGTTGTATGTTCAGTAAGAGTAAAACATATCTTATCCTAATTGTCTTGATGTTACTCACAGTGTCATGCGGTAGTCAGGCCACTCAAGCAACTCCGAGTGTCGTAAGAAGCGTATTCACAACAACGCCAAGCTCAAGCGAAGGAAGCAATAAGAAATTACAGACCGTAACACTGGCACTCGATTGGACACCAAATACAAACCACACAGGCATATATGTGGCTTTGCAGAAGGGGTGGTACAGAGAAAACGGGATCAATCTCAAGATACTCCCTTACTCCGAAACAGATACTAATCAGTTAGTTTCTCAAGGGAAAGCAGATTTCGGTATCAGTTTCGAAGAAGGGGTAGTAACTTCCAGAGCAGCAGGATTAGACGTTATATCTGTCGCTGCGATTATCCAACATAACACTTCTGCCTTAGTTACTTTGAAAGAATCTGGTATTAACAGGCCAAGAATGCTCGACGGTAAAAGATATGCGGGCTTTGGCTCTCCTTTTGAAAAGCCAGTTATATCAGAAGTAATAAAGTGTGATGGTGGAAAGGGAGATTTCAAGACGGTAACCACCAATGTGTTTGGATACGAGGCTCTAAAAGCTAAGAGAGCTGACTTCGTATGGATATTCATGGGATGGGAGGGCATTCAGGCAAAGAGAGAAGGGCTTAAACTAAACGTATTCTACATTAAGGACTATTGTGTACCCGACTACTATACACCAGTTATAATTACCAGCCGAAAGTTCTTGGACAGATCTCACGACTTAGCTAAGAGATTCATGGAGGCTACGGCCAGAGGCTATGAATATGCTATAAAGCACCCTGATGATTCTGCAAAGATACTGATACAAGCAGCACCCAAGGGTACGTTCCCAGACCCAGGACTGGTTGTAGAAAGTCAGAGATGGCTGAGTCCCAGATACAAAGCGGAAAAGAAGCATTGGGGTGTACAGGATCTGAGAGTATGGACAAACTACCCACGCTTCATGTACAAAACGGGCAATCTACTAGGTCCTGACAATAAACCGCTCAAGCAAGAGCCTGACTACAAATCCTACTTCACGAACGAGCTGTTACCTTATGGTAATAGCTAGGATCCTCAGATCTTGCTATAGCTAGGGTTTATATATAGCTTCGTTACTAGAGACTAGTTTTATGCTATATTGCTGGCAGCATTAGTGCTGTACTTAGTATAGTTTTTATTCCGCGCCAGGTGTTACTTGTTTACTGGAGGTGAAGTTAATGCCTACCAAGGCACTAAATTTTAGCCTTTACGTGATAACAGACCCTGATCTATCAGGGGGCAGAATGCACACGGAGGTAGCAAAGCTCGCGTTAGAGGGTGGAGCTAATGTTATCGAATTTAGAGACAAAAGAGCTACTGTTCGAAGGCAATATGAAGTCGCTAAACAGCTGAGGGAACTTACTAAGCAATATAACGCATACCTGATAATAAATGACCGCCCAGATATAGCCATGGCTGTAGAAGCAGATGGAGTTCACCTGGGTCCAGAAGACTTGCCTATAGAGGTCGTAAGAAAGCTGGTAGGTGATACCATGCTAATAGCAGCCAGTGCTTACGATCCCCAGGAAGCTCTAGAAGCCCAAGAAGCAGGTGCTGACTTTATAGTCGCTAGACCTTTATTCAGGACAAGGTGGGCAATCGATAAGGGCCCATCTATGGGAATAGATGGCCTTCGACGGCTCACACAGACGGTAAATATTCCGGTTGTACCTGTCGGTGGTATAAGGGTGGATAACCTAAAGGATGTTATGTCTACTGGAGTCCTATGCCCTGGAGTTACAACGGCTATAGTAGGGGCAGATGACCCAAAGAGCGCTGCGCAAGAGATAAGAAAACTTGTCGACTCTCTAAGAGTAGCTGCCTCTAGCTAGAGGCAGCTACTCTATGTGACTTAATCTTTTTTGATCAAGGATCTTAGGACATACTGCAACACTCCCCCGTGCTTGTAGTATTCAAGCTCTTTCGGAGTATCAATTCGCGCCAGGGCCTCAAATTCCACTTGGGATCCATCTTCACGCACAGCTACAACTGATACCTTGGATCTCGGTTTCTCTATATGTGTTATTCCAGATATATGATAGAGCTCTTTGCCACTCAATCCTAGGCTCTGGGCATTTTGTCCATTTAGGAACTGTAGAGGGAGCACACCCATGCCTATGAGGTTACTCCGGTGTATCCTCTCGAAGCTCTCTGCTATCACGGCCTTTACTCCAAGAAGATTCGGCCCCTTAGCTGCCCAATCCCGGGAGCTCCCAGTTCCATACTCTTTACCAGCTATTACTATCAAAGGCACACCTTCGTCCTTATATCTCATTGCGGCTTCGTAAATGCTTGTTACTTCACCTGAAGGGATATGTATGGTCCAGTTACCTTCCCTGTCAGGGACCAACATGTTCCGCAGGCGTATGTTGCCAAATGTCCCCCTCATCATTACCTCATGATTGCCTCTACGAGAGCCAAAGCTGTTGAACTGTACAGGAGGTACCCCCTTCTCCATTAGATATTGGCCTGCGGGACTATTTCTGGGAATAGATCCTGCTGGCGAAATATGGTCGGTAGTGACACTATCGCCAAGCAAGGCAAGGACCCTTGCTCCGTGTATATCCTGAAGAGGTTCCGGATCAATCGACATACCATCAAAGTATGGTGGCTCTTGAACATAAGTAGAATCAGGATCCCAACTATAAAGTTCTCCTTGAGGCACGGGAAGATTGCGCCAATGATCATCTCCGGAGAACACGTTTGAGTAGATTTTCCGGAAAGAGTCTCCACTTACAGACTTTTCAAGTACTTCATTGAGCTCCTCTTGT includes these proteins:
- a CDS encoding ABC transporter substrate-binding protein codes for the protein MFSKSKTYLILIVLMLLTVSCGSQATQATPSVVRSVFTTTPSSSEGSNKKLQTVTLALDWTPNTNHTGIYVALQKGWYRENGINLKILPYSETDTNQLVSQGKADFGISFEEGVVTSRAAGLDVISVAAIIQHNTSALVTLKESGINRPRMLDGKRYAGFGSPFEKPVISEVIKCDGGKGDFKTVTTNVFGYEALKAKRADFVWIFMGWEGIQAKREGLKLNVFYIKDYCVPDYYTPVIITSRKFLDRSHDLAKRFMEATARGYEYAIKHPDDSAKILIQAAPKGTFPDPGLVVESQRWLSPRYKAEKKHWGVQDLRVWTNYPRFMYKTGNLLGPDNKPLKQEPDYKSYFTNELLPYGNS
- the thiE gene encoding thiamine phosphate synthase — encoded protein: MPTKALNFSLYVITDPDLSGGRMHTEVAKLALEGGANVIEFRDKRATVRRQYEVAKQLRELTKQYNAYLIINDRPDIAMAVEADGVHLGPEDLPIEVVRKLVGDTMLIAASAYDPQEALEAQEAGADFIVARPLFRTRWAIDKGPSMGIDGLRRLTQTVNIPVVPVGGIRVDNLKDVMSTGVLCPGVTTAIVGADDPKSAAQEIRKLVDSLRVAASS